The following proteins are co-located in the Magnetococcales bacterium genome:
- a CDS encoding methyl-accepting chemotaxis protein → MLQHLRLWAKIMLVMGLAIVLVGVSLTFVNLSSMSDLIRESERTALDAHLKAVHNAIAAEARSAETMSVLVANIPLVQERFSAGDRKTIEELFVPGFNVLSKQYGVEQFQFHTPPATSWFRVHKPEKFGDDLSSFRHTVVAANQNQKPTRGLEGGVAGLGARGMVPITHQGKHIGTVEFGLSFGQPFFDAFKQMNGVDVALHILDKDGFKTMGSTLGAKPVLDIETMKKAMNGDDQLQHREIHGDPHAVLASQVQDYSGKSIGVLEIAMDNVTYHAALHSARLTALGVGVLSILVGLILTMVIARHLVQRIDTVVAGVNRVAAGDLTVEIALDGSDEITQLSRATGEMRLKLHELASEVGARAIQVHKAAKEIADAVASQATTSTQMSSSVAEITSTMEELSASSTQIAEQARSVVEIANQTLDGSRKGSEAMQIVLGRMHDIRDDRQLGLQEIVDLGVKSKQISKVMEIINTVADQTRLIAFNAALEASSAGEAGKRFSVVASEIRRLADSVTDSTKEIEFKINEIQDSISRLVVNSEKGTVGIMAGTTATTHSAERLGEIVKAASHTTNSAQQISLSTQQQKIASNQVVVALREIVTASTHTAQSITRISQISKEMLGLSERLEGLVGQFKITDTP, encoded by the coding sequence ATGCTGCAACATCTGCGACTGTGGGCCAAGATCATGCTGGTGATGGGATTGGCCATCGTGCTGGTCGGTGTCTCGCTGACCTTTGTCAACCTGTCGAGCATGAGCGACCTGATTCGCGAATCGGAACGAACCGCCTTGGACGCCCATCTCAAGGCGGTTCACAACGCCATCGCCGCCGAAGCCCGTTCCGCCGAGACCATGAGCGTTCTGGTGGCCAACATTCCTTTGGTGCAGGAACGGTTCAGCGCCGGGGACCGCAAAACCATCGAAGAGCTGTTTGTTCCCGGTTTCAACGTGTTGTCGAAGCAATACGGGGTGGAACAGTTTCAGTTTCACACCCCTCCGGCCACCTCCTGGTTCCGGGTCCACAAACCGGAGAAATTCGGGGATGATCTCTCCTCGTTTCGCCACACGGTGGTTGCGGCCAACCAGAACCAAAAGCCGACCCGGGGCCTGGAAGGAGGCGTGGCTGGTCTGGGCGCCCGGGGCATGGTGCCGATCACCCATCAGGGCAAACACATCGGCACGGTGGAGTTCGGTCTGTCTTTCGGACAACCCTTCTTCGACGCCTTCAAGCAGATGAACGGGGTCGATGTGGCCTTGCACATCTTGGACAAGGACGGTTTCAAGACCATGGGATCCACCCTGGGTGCCAAACCGGTGCTGGATATCGAAACCATGAAAAAAGCCATGAACGGTGACGATCAATTGCAACACCGGGAAATCCATGGCGATCCTCACGCAGTGCTGGCATCCCAGGTGCAGGATTATTCCGGCAAGTCCATCGGCGTGCTGGAAATCGCCATGGACAACGTCACCTATCACGCCGCTTTGCATTCGGCCCGTCTCACGGCTCTGGGTGTAGGGGTGCTTTCCATTCTGGTGGGGCTGATTCTCACCATGGTGATCGCCCGTCATCTGGTGCAACGCATCGATACCGTGGTGGCCGGAGTCAACCGGGTCGCGGCTGGAGACCTGACGGTGGAAATCGCGCTGGACGGCAGCGACGAAATCACCCAACTCTCCCGGGCCACCGGCGAAATGCGTCTGAAGCTCCACGAACTGGCCTCCGAGGTGGGAGCCAGAGCCATTCAGGTCCACAAGGCGGCCAAAGAGATTGCCGATGCCGTGGCCAGTCAGGCCACCACTTCCACCCAGATGTCCTCTTCGGTGGCGGAGATCACCTCCACCATGGAAGAGCTTTCCGCCTCCTCCACCCAGATCGCCGAACAGGCCCGCTCCGTGGTCGAAATCGCCAACCAGACCCTGGACGGCAGCCGCAAGGGATCCGAGGCCATGCAGATCGTGCTGGGGCGCATGCACGACATCCGCGACGACCGGCAGCTCGGATTGCAAGAGATCGTCGATCTCGGAGTCAAGTCCAAACAGATCAGCAAGGTGATGGAAATCATCAACACCGTGGCCGACCAGACCCGGCTGATCGCCTTCAACGCCGCCTTGGAGGCCTCCAGCGCAGGCGAGGCGGGCAAACGGTTCTCGGTGGTGGCCAGCGAAATCCGTCGACTGGCGGACAGCGTCACCGACTCCACCAAGGAGATTGAATTCAAGATCAACGAGATTCAAGACTCCATCAGCCGTTTGGTGGTCAATTCCGAAAAAGGCACCGTAGGCATCATGGCGGGCACCACCGCCACCACCCACTCCGCGGAACGGCTCGGAGAGATCGTCAAGGCGGCCAGCCATACCACCAATTCCGCCCAGCAGATCTCCCTGTCCACCCAACAGCAGAAAATCGCCAGCAATCAGGTGGTGGTGGCTCTGCGGGAAATCGTCACCGCCAGCACCCACACCGCCCAATCCATCACCCGCATTTCGCAAATCAGCAAGGAGATGCTGGGACTCTCCGAACGGCTGGAAGGTCTGGTGGGTCAGTTCAAGATCACCGACACGCCTTGA